From a region of the Arachis ipaensis cultivar K30076 chromosome B09, Araip1.1, whole genome shotgun sequence genome:
- the LOC110266784 gene encoding uncharacterized protein LOC110266784: MKNDVALHVSKCLTCQKVKIEHQRPARTLQPLEIPQWKWEIITMDFVLGLPRTRIGCDAIWVVVDRLTKSAHFLPIRISCTMEELARLYINEIVRLHGVPSTIVSDRDPRFTSRWPIRKNNPNLGRYAKSLCIGPAGELGSIYASGEKSLIGPEMISETTEQIKKIRSRMLVAQSRQKSYADQRRKPLEFEEGEHVFLKVILTTGIGRSIKTKKLNPRYIGLFEILKRIGPVVYRIALPPHLSNLHDVFHILQLRKYAFDPSHILEP, translated from the exons ATGAAAaatgatgtggcattgcatgTTTCCAAATGCCTAACTTGTCAAAAAGTCAAAATTGAACACCAAAGACCAGCAAGAACCCTTCAACCTTTGGAGATTCCACAGTGGAAATGGGAGATCATTACTATGGATTTTGTGTTGGGTTTACCAAGGACTCGGATAGGTTGTGATGCTATTTGGGTGGTTGTAGATCGACTGACCAAGTcagctcattttctgcctattcgGATAAGTTGTACTATGGAGGAGTTGGCGCGGCTATACATAAACGAGATTGTGAGGTTACATGGTGTACCTTCCACCATTgtatctgatagagatcctcgcttCACATCACG atggccAATCAGAAAGAACAATCCAAACCTTGGAAGATATGCTAAGAGCTTGTGTATTGGACCAGCAGGCGAGCTGGGATCGATATATGCCTCTG gaGAAAAGAGCTTGATAGGGCCTGAAATGATAAGTGAAACCACTgagcaaataaagaaaatccgTAGTCGAATGCTTGTGGCTCAAAGCCGTCAGAAAAGCTATGCTGACCAAAGACGGAAGCCTTTAGAGTTTGAGGAAGGAGAACACGTTTTCCTGAAGGTTATTCTGACCACTGGAATAGGGAGATCCATCAAAACTAAGAAGTTAAATCCCCGTTACATTGGGCTGTTTGAAATCCTAAAGAGAATTGGACCAGTGGTGTATAGGATCGCTTTGCCACCACACCTTTCGAACCTGCATGACGTGTTTCACATATTGCAGCTTCGTAAGTACGCTTTTGATCCTAGTCATATCCTAGAGCCATAA
- the LOC107615173 gene encoding uncharacterized protein LOC107615173: MPEASGNNLNPVDFMATLGNMAAEMQATAEVLGNQINNGNNGNNGDNGPMSLSSFLKVQPPTFRRTSNPTDADNWIQAIERALQAQQVPDEQWVEFGTYQLHGEAQHWWQGMRRILQPDGVVIYWELFREEFYKKYFPNSVRNAKELELL, encoded by the coding sequence ATGCCTGAAGCATCAGGGAATAATCTTAACCCTGTGGACTTCATGGCCACTTTAGGTAATATGGCAGCAGAAATGCAAGCGACAGCCGAAGTCCTGGGAAACCAAATAAATAATGGAAATAATGGCAATAATGGTGATAATGGTCCAATGTCGCTTTCTTCCTTCCTGAAGGTTCAACCTCCGACCTTCAGAAGGACTTCGAACCCGACTGATGCGGATAACTGGATACAAGCTATTGAGCGAGCATTACAGGCTCAGCAGGTTCCTGATGAACAGTGGGTTGAATTTGGAACCTATCAGCTGCATGGTGAAGctcagcattggtggcagggtatGAGGCGTATTCTGCAGCCTGATGGGGTTGTGATTTATTGGGAGTTATTTCGAGAAGAATTCTATAAGAAATATTTCCCCAACTCAGTTAGAAATGCCAAAGAACTTGAACTGCTTTAG